Below is a genomic region from Rhodopirellula islandica.
ACAGCGGAGACCTGACACAGTCTCAACCACTCTCAGGAGAGAGCCCCTACGGTGTCTGGGGGGCGCTCGGAACGCACCGCGGTGCGGAGCTACCCGGCGAGTATTGAGCAAAGAGTATTGAGCAAACGTGAGCGTTTGAGCAATCAACACGCGGAACACTGCGAGCAACCGGCTGCAGTGTTCCGCCTTTGCCGCCTGCTTGAACGCAGGAATGGACTGAGGTCAGTCCATTCGTCAGAAGTGCGATTCAAGCGAAGCAGGTGGGCAGAAATGATCGGGAGGAACCATGTGAGCCGTTTGGGCGTTCGCCCCGGTTCTGCGTGGGAACAGTGGCGTTCGCCAAAACAGTTCCAATGCCGAATGACTCCTGCTGACCTGCTGATGAAATCATCGCTGCGAGCTGCGAGGCTCACTCCATCGGTGTGTACGACGCATCGCCTTTGGACGTTGCACTCGCTTGCACATCGATCTCTTTGACGGCGGCGCCCAAATCCTCACTGAACAGGTTCTCACCTGAACTCGTGACTTCCACCTTCAGGGGCGTTGTCCCGGCGGTGCGGTATTCCTTTGCGACCACCTTGTAAACCTCGAACGTCCCCGTCTTCAGTGCTCGATCGTACTCATTGATCTCATCTCGCGTCGCTCCTTGACCAGGATGTTTTGGGTAAGGATCGCCTTCGGTGACGTTTTTGCTGACGATCACTTTAAAATGACCTTCAGGTGCCCCCTCATATTGAGTGGACGTCACCAAGGCCGCAGTCCCTTGCTCGTCAGTGGTTCCACCGACCGGCCAACGAGTCAGGGACGAATCTTCTGGATAGAGCACAACAGTCGCGTCAGCGAGCGGAACGCCATCCTGAGTGATCGTGATGGATGCAGGGTAAGTTTCAGGCATCCCCTCAGGACGCGAGTCGCCGCATCCAGTGAAAGCGAGTGTCAGTGCCAAAAGCAATCCGACAGCACCACTCCAAGTTCGGTCAATCTTTTGCATGTCTCGTTCTTTGTGTTTGTCATCGATGTCTCGCGGAAACCACCATGGCATCGGCAAGTTCGCGCTGCCCATCAGGAAACCGCGCACAGAGAACGAAACTATATCAACCTGCTCTGTCACCCACGGATTGGAGCCTCTCTTGCAACCGCAAGGCGAAAGATAGCACCGCCATCGAGGGATACGGAAAAGATCAATCACACAGAACTTCGCCGGCCCGAAGGCCGGAGCGTCTGCCTATGTCGGTGTGGACTTCAGCGGGGCCGCTTTCACTTGGATTGCTTCGGCTTCCGCCGGGAACCTGCTTTTCGCTGGGAACCAGCTTTCGAGTTGCCTTGAGACCTCGTTGTCTTCGGTATGGTAACGGTGTAAGTCAAACCGTGATTGGTTTGAATCGTTACCGCGACATTCGACATGCCAGTTGACACAACAATTTCCTTGGAGAATGGAAAACGAATTGACCGAACAAGTCGACCTTTGATTGCAAAAGCTGGACCACCTCGACCACGAAACGAATCCCGCGTGTTCGCGAGAAACAGCGTCAACCAAGGTTTCCAATCGTGTCATCGGAGATTGTCATCGTCCGCGGATCACCCCCATCCGCTGAAGCGGTCGTGCGATGCCAACGCCTCCGAGTCGTGGAGAATCGTTCGGAATTAATTGGCTGTAGCGGAGCGGCGCGAGCCGCCCGGTGTGTCACCGGAGGGCTCGCGCCCTTCCGCTATCTTTTGAAATCCCGAAGTTGTTTCCGAACGGTTCCGAGCGACGGCAGTTGGCAGCGAGTTTGATCCCACCTGCCGCCGCCCCGCGGTTTGGTTGGGCAACGCGTCAGGCGACCGCTTGGTCAGATCAGCCCCAAGGATTCCATGGCGTCCGCGACACGCATGAAGCCTTCGATGTTTGCTCCTTGGGCATAGTTGCCGGTGACTCCAAATTCGTCGGCCGTTTCCAGGCAACGGTCGTGGATGTCCTTCATGATTGCCGCCAATTTCTGCTCGGTGTATTCAAACGACCAGGCGTCACGCGAGGCATTTTGCTGCATCTCCAAAGCACTGGTCGCGACCCCGCCTGCGTTGGCAGCCTTGCCGGGCGCGTAGGCGATCCCCGCCTCATGGAATTTCTCGATTCCCTCGGGCGTGGTTGGCATGTTGGCACCTTCAGCAACCGCCCTGCAACCACCTCGCAACAGCGAGTCCGCGTCTTTCCCGGTCAGTTCATTCTGGGTCGCGCAGGGGAGCGCGACATCACACTTGATTTCCCAAATCTTCCCCGCCCGTTGATAGCGTGCTTGCTTTCTCGTTTTGCAGTAAGCCTCAACGGGCAGTCGCTCTTGTTCCTTGACCCGCTTCAGGGTGGGCAGGTCGATGCCACACTCGTCATAGACCACGCCTTTCGAATCGGAACAAGCCACCACCTTGCCGCCCAGTTGCGTGACCTTTTCAATCGCGTAGATCGCGACGTTGCCCGCCCCGGACACGATGCAGGTTTTGCCTTCGAGTGATTCCCCTCGCGCCGCCAGCATCTGCTGGACGAAGTAGCCGAGTCCGTACCCAGTCGCTTCGGCCCGAACCAGCGCGCCGCCATAGCTGAGCCCTTTGCCTGTCAAAACGCCCGACTCATAACGGTTGCTGATTCGTTTGTATTGTCCAAACAGGTACCCCAACTCACGACGTCCCACGCCGATGTCGCCCGCTGGAACATCGGTGTATTCCCCCAAGTGCCGTGACAGTTCAGTCATGAAGCTTTGGCAGAACCGCATCACTTCATTGTCGCTGCGTCCCTTGGGGTCAAAGTCGCTGCCGCCTTTCCCACCACCGATGGGCATCCCGGTCAGAGCGTTCTTGAAAATCTGTTCAAAGCCCAGGAATTTGACGATCGACAAATTGACGGATGGATGAAATCGCAACCCGCCTTTGTACGGACCCAGGGCACTGTTGAACTGCACGCGAAAGCCGCGGTTGATGTGCACCTCGCCCCGATCATCCTGCCATGGAACACGGAAAATCACCTGCCGTTCGGGCTCGCAAATGCGCTCGATGATCTTCTGTTCCGTCAGCCGAGGGTACTTTGCCAACACAGTCCCGATCGATCCCAACACCTCTTTCACCGCTTGGATGAACTCTTGTTCGCCGAGGTTTCGTTGTTGGATATTCCAGAGTGTTGACTCTAATTTTTCATGCATCGTGTGGATCAAATCTCTTGAAGTGGTGCCGGGGAGCCAAATCTGGCGTGAAACAATCGCTCGGCCGACGATTGCCTGATTCCCGGTAGAGAAAGCCAAGGCAACGAGAGTTGTCATTGGCTTGTCGATCGAAGGTGGCTTCTTTGCAATCATGGCCCCAGCATGGAAAGGCCGCAGCGAAAAAACCCCATTAGCACCTGGCATGCCGAACCGTTCGGACCATCGCAATCGACGTCAATCCGGCGTTGAAACAGATTCCATGTGCCCCGCCACTTCACCGATGCGTCAACTCCCGGCGACACCACGTCGCCACAGGTTGACTCCCTGGCGATTGAGACAGGATCACGACTTCCGGTGGGGCCCGGACGTTTCAAAACCAAAGGCAAGCCACCAACATCCTGCTGCCTCCACCTCCAACCACGATGAGACATCCGATTCGTGCCTTGCTTCCTTCCAGGCCGGAAAGCTACAGAGGAATGAACGAATTGCCACTCCTTCTTTTCACCCCCATCAAGGACGACTGCTTGCGAACGAAGAAAGGCGTCCGAACGTTCGCAATCCGAGCGATCAACCTGGGGCTGTTGCTCGCATTGGTGCTTCTAGTTTCCCGGAACGTCGTTTCACGGTTCCTAGCAGAACGAGTGGCGTCGTCCCTGTTGGCAACGGAAGTCCGAGTGGAATCGGTTCACATTGGCCTGGGTACGATTCAAGTTGATGGCATCACGGTCATGGAACCTTCCATCCCAGATGCCGCGCAGATCGAAGTCCACCAAGTCGACGTTGTCGCGTCCATCTTTCGTGGTCTGAGCGACGGGAAGTGGGTCGATCACATTGCCGTTGTGAAACCAGTCCTCCACCTTCGGTTCGACGACGAAGGCCAACTGCTCTCGGTTTTCCCGAAATCAGAAAGCTCATCCGAAGGCGAGACCAAAATCCCACTTCGGTCTTTGCTGGTTCAGAACGCGGAACTGATCGTTCACCAGGGAACACACTGCCAAGCGATGGTGGAGGGAGCCAGCCTTTCGGCCGCGTTCGGAACCGAAATCGACCTCCGCGCGGAAGTCGACCAGTTGCTCGATGGACAGCTCGATTTTCAAACCCGAGTGGATGCAGCCACCTTCGCCGGATCAACCGTCATCCAATTGACGGGCTGCCGCCTCGATAGCCACACGCTACCTGCCAGTTTGTTACCGCCTGACGTTCGCAAGGAACGCGTCAGTGGGACGGCGTCGATGCTGGTCAAAGTGCAGCACCCGGCCGACGAGAAAGATTTCCGACACCACCCCGCGGAAATGCAACTGCGTTTGCAAGACATCGCCTGGAGTGACTTCGGAACGGTGGTGAGCCAAGTGACGCTGCATGCCAACACAAGCCGCGATGGACTCGCACTGAACGTGGACGCGGACCCGCTGCAGGGCAGGGCTCAATTGTCATTGACGACCAATTCACTCGCTGCACCACTGACAGCGAACATGACCAGCGAGGTCAGCGGTTGTGACCTCCAACCCTTGCTCGCTCACTTCATCCCGAACTTTGGCGTTCACGCGACAGCGGGCTTCTCAACGCACTCCCAGGTCAGCTGGCACGATGGGGTCGCTGACTTCCAAAACACAATTCACGCGATGGCGTCAGGCCTCGCCGCGGATGACATCGAACTGGATCCCGTCATCTGCGACGTCATTTGCAAGGGGCAAATCCCACTGGATCCAAACAACTTCGATCCGATGGGAGGGTTGCAAGGCAACCTCTCCGGCAACGTGACGTCAGACGGCCTTGGTTTGCATCAACTGGCCAAGCGACTCGGCATCGCGGATCTGGATGGCCGCCTCCAAACATCGGTCGCCTTCTCACTGCCCCTGGATCAATGCCTCGACCCCAATGCACTGACCGTCGAAGCAACCGCAAGTTGCGAAAACATTCAGGCACACGGCGTTGCACTGAACGACACGGTCGCCCAAATGAGCCTTTCCAAGGGCACGGCTGTCGCTCGCTTGGACGAAGCCCGATTCGTCAGTGCACAGGGCGAGACGATTGCGGTGACAAGCGGTTCCGCACAAACAAGCCTGTCCACTCGGCGACTCCAACTGCAGGCCATCTTGAACGAACTGGATGGACAGCACGCTGCCCGCCTTTGCAAGGTCGATGATGGACAACTCAGAGGGAAGGCAACCGGCCAAGTGGACGCTTCCGTCTCGCTCGATTCGATGGCTCACCCCGACGCCTGGCAAGTGTTGGCCAGCCTGAACACGGTGGGCATCTCCGTCTTGGGAGAAGTGGTCCGCGACGTGAACGCGCAGCTGGAACTGAACCAAGGGCGAATCGTTGTTGCCCCCACCACCTTGCAATGGCGTGAGAACCGCTGCCAGCTCTCATTGGATGGAAAGCTCACCAATGAATTGACAATCGACGCGGA
It encodes:
- the gdhA gene encoding NADP-specific glutamate dehydrogenase codes for the protein MHEKLESTLWNIQQRNLGEQEFIQAVKEVLGSIGTVLAKYPRLTEQKIIERICEPERQVIFRVPWQDDRGEVHINRGFRVQFNSALGPYKGGLRFHPSVNLSIVKFLGFEQIFKNALTGMPIGGGKGGSDFDPKGRSDNEVMRFCQSFMTELSRHLGEYTDVPAGDIGVGRRELGYLFGQYKRISNRYESGVLTGKGLSYGGALVRAEATGYGLGYFVQQMLAARGESLEGKTCIVSGAGNVAIYAIEKVTQLGGKVVACSDSKGVVYDECGIDLPTLKRVKEQERLPVEAYCKTRKQARYQRAGKIWEIKCDVALPCATQNELTGKDADSLLRGGCRAVAEGANMPTTPEGIEKFHEAGIAYAPGKAANAGGVATSALEMQQNASRDAWSFEYTEQKLAAIMKDIHDRCLETADEFGVTGNYAQGANIEGFMRVADAMESLGLI